The following are from one region of the Rhizobium sullae genome:
- a CDS encoding calcium-binding protein codes for MATLEGGAYDDALFGSRFNDFIRAHGGDDFVSGGNGHDLVFGGDGDDLLFGEKGNDSLFGGEGNDLLNGENGNDNLVGGWGDDLLYGDKGNDTLLGGEGSDLLSGGKGADILYGGNGADIIDGGAGNDVLAGGAGHDIFVFDGGGGNDVILDFNAGEDLLQISKGINGLDVSSPEDLASRVTQVGGNVVVDLGHGDTLTLVNVDADDIHANPENYFTVH; via the coding sequence ATGGCCACATTGGAAGGCGGAGCATACGACGATGCACTGTTCGGCTCCCGCTTTAACGACTTCATTCGTGCCCATGGGGGCGATGATTTCGTGAGCGGCGGCAACGGGCACGACCTCGTGTTCGGTGGTGACGGAGACGACCTGCTGTTCGGCGAAAAGGGAAACGATTCCCTGTTCGGCGGAGAGGGCAATGACTTGCTGAACGGTGAAAACGGAAATGACAACCTCGTCGGAGGCTGGGGTGATGACCTTCTGTACGGCGACAAGGGCAACGATACCCTGCTCGGCGGAGAGGGAAGCGACCTCCTGTCCGGCGGCAAGGGCGCCGACATACTTTATGGCGGTAATGGTGCCGACATCATCGATGGCGGTGCTGGCAACGACGTCCTGGCAGGCGGTGCTGGCCATGACATCTTCGTCTTCGACGGCGGCGGCGGGAATGACGTCATCCTCGACTTTAACGCGGGCGAGGATCTGCTGCAGATCTCGAAGGGCATCAATGGCCTCGACGTGTCTTCGCCCGAAGACCTGGCCTCGCGTGTCACGCAGGTCGGCGGCAATGTCGTCGTGGATCTCGGCCATGGCGATACGCTCACATTGGTAAATGTCGATGCCGATGACATCCATGCCAATCCCGAGAACTACTTCACCGTTCACTGA
- a CDS encoding glycosyltransferase family 2 protein, with protein MTFHEAIDATGVFRNAKIFRLGAELALLIWDLPPSLPATTKCLLSMDQSPVPLVSMMLPLGDGRQRMFWAMRPEKQPVSVGICTEHGSTAETIVMQPARTLAPLDVEALFADLAPDARIKFVNNLLTVWRSAFRIASDHLFTMVVEDALHALVPEPQAASIVCQIAQGCHLIETAINPDLGDITSVYAIGAASITRMVVRLVLGRNAKNALQSCHFIAEAPSPSPPFLIVLLSKNGIAIRQLAHGKPRHPNLQSWWGKNPEAVELREMIVRRLATLPESGAATAIDLQVRAPLATSRIAKSSMHPSGEVDLALALDDGLLAGGWFHAPSSAFAGIDYVKEDGTAVPLDGNSYEFPAWAQGKDEKSKTDVTGFVAWVPLSESPGPLLQPRFQMRLASGAVRPLIPTPQPFEPATQRNHVLRAVPPQHAVDSAFRTILAPALQDIERRLGKIIEVDSAKDYSLSETTPLVSIVVPLYKVLDFLRFQLSGMATDPWLVANAEIIFVLDSPEIQDETEHLLGGLHLLHGLPMKLVVMNRNSGYARACNAGARFARGAILVMLNSDVVPKGPGWLQVLSRPLLENSRLGAIGPKLLFEDGSLQHAGLYFGRDQRGIWLNHHFNKGMPGDYAPAQQAREVPGVTGACLVTRRAIYERVGGFTEDYVIGDYEDSDLCLKIRRLGLQIAYEPAACLYHFERRSIRRSQDYMRGVASQYNSWLHTQRWEDDITDLMANQFGRDQDRPAATNAKIRERNAA; from the coding sequence GTGACGTTCCACGAAGCGATAGACGCCACTGGCGTTTTCAGAAACGCAAAGATCTTTCGGCTCGGCGCGGAGTTGGCCCTCCTTATCTGGGATCTTCCCCCGTCCCTGCCCGCCACCACAAAGTGCCTGTTGTCCATGGACCAGTCGCCAGTACCGCTCGTCAGCATGATGCTGCCGCTTGGCGACGGAAGACAACGAATGTTCTGGGCGATGAGACCGGAAAAGCAGCCGGTGAGTGTGGGCATTTGCACGGAACACGGCAGCACCGCCGAAACCATCGTGATGCAGCCGGCGCGCACGCTCGCGCCCCTCGATGTGGAGGCACTATTCGCGGATCTCGCGCCGGATGCCCGCATCAAGTTTGTCAACAACCTGCTGACCGTGTGGCGAAGCGCCTTCCGCATCGCCAGCGACCATCTTTTCACCATGGTGGTCGAAGACGCCCTTCACGCGCTCGTGCCCGAACCGCAGGCAGCCAGCATCGTCTGCCAGATTGCGCAAGGATGCCATCTGATTGAGACGGCCATCAATCCGGATCTGGGCGATATCACATCGGTCTATGCGATCGGTGCAGCTTCGATTACACGCATGGTCGTAAGGCTTGTCCTTGGACGCAACGCGAAAAACGCCCTGCAATCGTGCCATTTCATCGCAGAGGCGCCTTCCCCTTCCCCTCCGTTTCTCATCGTGCTCCTGAGCAAGAATGGCATCGCCATTCGCCAGCTTGCTCACGGCAAGCCTCGCCATCCCAACCTTCAGAGTTGGTGGGGCAAAAACCCCGAGGCGGTGGAACTGCGCGAAATGATTGTCCGTCGACTCGCCACGTTGCCGGAAAGCGGCGCCGCCACGGCGATCGACCTTCAAGTTCGTGCACCACTGGCGACAAGTCGGATTGCCAAGTCATCGATGCATCCGTCCGGTGAGGTCGATCTCGCTCTGGCGCTCGACGACGGTCTGCTGGCCGGCGGCTGGTTCCACGCGCCGTCATCCGCGTTCGCCGGCATCGACTACGTCAAGGAGGACGGCACGGCCGTGCCGCTCGACGGCAACAGCTACGAATTCCCGGCATGGGCGCAAGGGAAGGATGAGAAGAGTAAGACCGATGTGACCGGTTTCGTTGCCTGGGTCCCGCTGTCGGAATCCCCTGGGCCGCTCCTGCAACCGCGATTTCAGATGCGCCTTGCTTCGGGAGCGGTCAGGCCGCTGATACCGACGCCGCAGCCTTTCGAGCCCGCGACACAACGAAACCATGTCCTGCGCGCCGTGCCACCACAGCATGCGGTCGACAGTGCCTTCCGCACGATCCTCGCGCCCGCCCTGCAGGACATAGAACGGCGATTGGGCAAGATCATAGAGGTCGATTCCGCGAAGGACTACAGCCTGTCCGAAACCACACCCCTCGTTTCGATTGTCGTACCCCTCTACAAGGTTCTCGATTTCCTGCGCTTCCAACTGTCGGGAATGGCCACCGATCCGTGGCTCGTCGCCAATGCCGAGATCATCTTTGTCCTCGATTCACCGGAAATCCAGGATGAGACGGAGCACCTGCTGGGCGGCCTGCACCTCCTGCACGGGCTGCCGATGAAGCTGGTCGTCATGAACCGCAACAGCGGCTACGCGCGCGCCTGCAATGCCGGCGCACGTTTTGCCCGCGGCGCCATTCTGGTCATGCTCAATTCGGATGTGGTGCCAAAGGGACCAGGTTGGCTTCAGGTGCTGTCGCGGCCGCTGCTGGAAAACAGCAGGCTGGGCGCCATCGGCCCGAAACTGCTCTTCGAAGACGGATCGCTGCAGCATGCCGGCCTCTATTTTGGCCGCGACCAGCGCGGGATCTGGTTGAACCACCATTTCAACAAGGGCATGCCCGGCGACTATGCTCCCGCCCAACAAGCCCGCGAGGTTCCCGGCGTCACCGGCGCCTGCCTCGTGACCCGCAGGGCCATCTACGAGCGTGTCGGCGGGTTCACCGAGGACTACGTGATCGGCGACTACGAGGACAGTGACCTCTGCCTCAAGATCCGCCGTCTCGGGCTCCAGATCGCCTATGAGCCGGCCGCGTGCCTGTATCATTTCGAGCGCCGCTCGATCCGCCGTAGCCAGGACTATATGCGCGGCGTTGCCAGCCAATACAATTCATGGCTGCACACGCAACGCTGGGAAGACGACATCACCGACTTGATGGCGAACCAATTCGGCAGAGATCAAGATCGCCCCGCCGCCACAAATGCGAAAATCCGGGAAAGGAACGCAGCGTGA
- a CDS encoding class I SAM-dependent methyltransferase has protein sequence MTQVALVHPPKPTRLVDEDRVRWLLEAVRGNRFLPQPEPTNVFVGDGDFRAIGAEFLGHFIRIGGLREEARVLDIGCGIGRMAVPLTQYLDPQTSRYDGIDPVEGGIDWCQRTITPAYSNFAFQRLDIAHELYNPNGKVSGKALRLPFPDHHFDFVIMTSLVTHLPPAEVLVYLAEVRRTLSPGGRLFMTAFVVDRIAAANEHGRRDPRLAFRRYGESPCWFVPNQPPLAAVGFEDGFLDKALERAGLSVALKSLGHWRGTNAGHHQDFIVAKRRVNGR, from the coding sequence GTGACACAGGTAGCACTCGTGCACCCTCCCAAGCCGACTCGACTGGTCGATGAGGATCGTGTTCGCTGGCTGCTTGAAGCCGTTCGGGGCAACCGTTTTCTGCCGCAGCCGGAACCCACCAATGTCTTCGTGGGTGACGGTGATTTTCGTGCGATAGGCGCGGAATTCCTCGGGCACTTCATCCGTATCGGCGGCCTGCGCGAAGAGGCCCGCGTGCTCGATATCGGCTGCGGTATCGGCCGGATGGCCGTGCCGCTTACCCAGTATCTCGATCCGCAAACGAGCCGCTACGATGGCATCGATCCGGTCGAGGGCGGCATCGACTGGTGTCAGCGGACGATCACTCCCGCCTACTCCAATTTCGCCTTCCAGCGACTGGATATCGCGCACGAGCTCTACAATCCAAATGGCAAGGTCAGCGGCAAGGCCCTGAGGCTTCCCTTTCCGGATCACCATTTCGACTTCGTCATCATGACGTCCTTGGTCACTCATCTGCCGCCCGCGGAGGTCCTTGTCTACCTCGCTGAGGTCCGCAGAACCCTGTCACCCGGCGGGCGCCTGTTCATGACCGCCTTCGTGGTCGACCGGATCGCGGCGGCAAACGAACATGGGCGGCGCGATCCGCGTCTCGCCTTCCGCCGCTATGGCGAAAGCCCATGCTGGTTCGTACCCAACCAGCCACCGCTTGCCGCGGTCGGTTTCGAAGACGGCTTTCTGGACAAGGCGCTCGAACGGGCCGGCCTCTCCGTCGCTCTGAAATCGCTTGGCCATTGGCGCGGCACCAATGCGGGCCACCATCAGGACTTCATCGTGGCAAAGCGCCGGGTAAACGGTCGATGA
- a CDS encoding glycosyltransferase family 4 protein codes for MSKRILVAAHNHPSLHPGGTEIFAHDLFRAYQREGHEALFLGATNQIHREARPGTSFQSIGSAGDEILLWSGHFDRFFMSQIDLYGVVPDIAELLRDFRPDVVHLHHMLLLGAEFPHIVRRTLPDCQIVMTLHDYYPICHHDGLMVRTGSKELCHQASPDRCHGCFNNIPLDRFALRERHLKALLSTVDHFVSPSAFLRDRFVQWGLDEDTISVIPNGIPARKASVRRDLLQGGKPVFGYFGNLNPWKGVTVLLEAARQLLADGLDFELRVHGGAPFQSEAFVDEINRRFTETSESVQSRGPYRREDIGDLVAAVDCTIVPSVWWENAPLVIQEAQAQGRPVIASNIGGMAEMIEHGVNGLTVPPNDPRALAAAMRNMAEEPNLLRQLSENARKPDDIDTTARRYLKRMETAPVQAQESL; via the coding sequence ATGAGCAAGCGCATTCTGGTGGCAGCCCACAACCATCCGTCCCTTCACCCGGGTGGAACGGAAATATTTGCTCACGACTTGTTTCGTGCCTACCAGCGCGAGGGGCACGAAGCCCTGTTTCTCGGTGCCACGAACCAAATCCATCGCGAAGCCAGACCAGGCACGAGCTTCCAGAGCATCGGCTCGGCGGGAGACGAAATCCTGCTGTGGTCCGGACATTTCGACCGCTTCTTCATGAGCCAAATCGACCTCTATGGTGTTGTGCCGGATATAGCGGAACTGCTGCGCGATTTCCGGCCGGATGTCGTTCATCTCCATCACATGCTGCTGCTTGGCGCCGAATTCCCCCACATCGTCCGCCGTACCTTGCCCGACTGCCAGATCGTCATGACACTCCACGACTACTACCCCATCTGCCACCATGACGGCCTGATGGTGCGCACTGGCAGCAAGGAGCTTTGTCACCAGGCCAGCCCGGACCGCTGCCATGGCTGCTTCAATAACATTCCGCTCGATCGCTTTGCCTTGCGCGAACGCCACCTGAAGGCCCTGTTGAGCACGGTTGACCACTTCGTCTCGCCAAGCGCCTTTTTGCGGGATCGCTTCGTGCAGTGGGGACTGGACGAAGATACGATCAGCGTCATTCCCAATGGCATCCCCGCCCGCAAAGCCAGCGTACGAAGAGATCTGCTCCAGGGCGGGAAGCCGGTCTTCGGATATTTCGGCAATCTCAACCCCTGGAAAGGGGTGACGGTATTGCTCGAGGCGGCGCGTCAGCTTCTGGCCGACGGCCTTGATTTCGAACTCCGCGTCCATGGCGGAGCGCCCTTCCAGAGCGAGGCCTTCGTCGATGAGATCAATCGGCGCTTTACCGAAACGTCAGAATCCGTGCAGTCCCGAGGACCCTATCGACGCGAAGATATTGGCGATCTCGTGGCCGCGGTCGATTGCACCATAGTTCCTTCCGTCTGGTGGGAGAACGCGCCGCTTGTCATTCAGGAAGCCCAGGCTCAAGGCCGCCCGGTCATCGCCAGCAACATCGGGGGAATGGCTGAAATGATCGAGCATGGCGTCAACGGCCTGACAGTTCCACCCAATGATCCCCGAGCGCTCGCCGCGGCGATGCGGAACATGGCGGAAGAGCCGAACCTGCTGCGCCAGCTCTCCGAAAACGCCCGCAAGCCCGACGACATCGACACGACCGCCCGCCGCTACCTCAAGCGGATGGAGACGGCACCGGTTCAGGCACAGGAGAGCTTATGA
- a CDS encoding glycosyltransferase family 4 protein — MNEQLRVLVVSHAHPSVSLGGAEIASHNLHRGLNALPNVQSVYLARVGHPVPRHASSALMSLRLAEDELLFHADDYDHFFLSNGDTQAITRDLLRFARDLRPHVVHFHHVLGIGLEALYALREAFPHAAILVTFHEYLSICHNHGQMVKRPSGQLCETASPVACHGCFPDIPVSRFLKRELFARGMLGLADAFVSPSRFLAERYVAWGIEKDKLSVIENGIAVETAAPARETQGPNPRRNRFAYFGQMTPFKGADLLIDAVSRIPKEIWGEDSCLMIFGGNLERQPIEFQERMKKLIADAGHRVRFYGAYQNADVPRLMRSVDWVVLPSVWWENSPIVIQEALLHRRPMICSDIGGMAEKVREGKDGLHFRAGSSQDLADRIVEVLGDSQIWERLCVSMRQPADRLACAREHVKLYRALLRRKLDAAMTESSALLAHSR; from the coding sequence ATGAACGAGCAGCTTCGCGTCCTTGTCGTCTCGCATGCGCACCCGAGCGTTTCGCTCGGCGGGGCGGAAATCGCCTCTCACAACCTGCATCGCGGCCTGAACGCATTGCCGAACGTGCAATCGGTTTACCTGGCCCGGGTCGGCCATCCGGTCCCGCGGCATGCCTCGTCCGCGCTGATGAGCCTTCGCCTTGCCGAGGATGAGTTGCTGTTCCACGCGGACGACTACGACCATTTCTTTTTGTCGAACGGCGATACCCAGGCAATCACCCGCGACCTGTTGCGTTTCGCGCGCGATCTCAGGCCGCATGTCGTGCATTTCCATCATGTTCTAGGCATTGGCCTTGAAGCCCTCTACGCCCTTAGAGAAGCATTTCCGCACGCGGCCATACTCGTCACATTCCACGAGTATCTGTCGATCTGCCACAATCACGGGCAGATGGTGAAACGGCCTTCCGGTCAGCTCTGCGAAACAGCATCCCCCGTCGCTTGCCACGGCTGCTTTCCCGACATCCCCGTCTCACGCTTCCTGAAGCGGGAGTTGTTTGCGCGCGGGATGCTTGGCCTTGCCGACGCTTTCGTCTCCCCCAGCCGGTTTCTGGCGGAGCGCTACGTCGCATGGGGCATCGAAAAGGACAAGCTCAGTGTGATCGAGAACGGCATCGCCGTGGAAACAGCTGCGCCCGCGCGAGAAACGCAAGGTCCCAACCCGCGCCGCAACCGCTTTGCCTATTTCGGACAAATGACGCCGTTCAAGGGGGCCGACCTCCTGATCGACGCTGTTTCGCGCATCCCGAAGGAGATATGGGGCGAAGACTCCTGCCTGATGATCTTCGGCGGCAACCTCGAGCGACAGCCGATCGAATTCCAGGAGCGGATGAAGAAGCTCATCGCAGACGCCGGCCACCGCGTCCGTTTCTACGGCGCTTACCAGAACGCCGACGTGCCGCGTCTCATGCGTTCGGTCGACTGGGTGGTTCTGCCGTCCGTCTGGTGGGAAAACTCGCCCATCGTGATCCAGGAGGCCCTGCTCCATCGTAGGCCGATGATCTGCTCCGACATCGGCGGGATGGCCGAGAAGGTGCGTGAAGGAAAAGATGGCCTGCACTTTCGCGCAGGCAGCAGCCAGGATCTCGCGGACCGCATCGTCGAAGTCTTGGGTGATAGCCAAATCTGGGAGCGCCTCTGCGTTTCCATGCGACAGCCCGCCGACCGCCTCGCCTGCGCGCGAGAACACGTCAAACTCTATCGCGCGCTGCTGCGGCGGAAGCTAGATGCCGCGATGACCGAGAGCTCGGCGCTTCTCGCGCACTCGCGTTAA
- a CDS encoding ABC transporter substrate-binding protein: protein MSNKPRLPDTTNTSNQTEISRRKLLGATAAGAAAAAFGNFTIFSRQAQAAEPLRVLCWPGYEERDVIAEFEDLHKTKVEFKIYIGGEQMLQFFAQTPPGTFDAIISDAEYVQKLKANKAIEAYKTDGIPELANYHPKFRDFAPTKGETDGTVYGIPTRFSFYGISYNTDEMSAEQAADWNSLLDPKYAGKIGMFDWYLPNLGNASLAVNPGNQTPYAITDDQLVKVKEFLTKLRPQIGMFGSSNQPIAQAMLAGDIVASPTGDLDIDLKLAGYDNFSSTIPKQGGIRWQEVACVCSASKNKDLAMEWVKYMTSPKVQSKLVYTKAFKARGPNMKIVDYWDDDQKKLLSYVPDPENPGKMLVETLIDHSMPRGLPANQPEQAWIDIFNEFKTA from the coding sequence ATGTCAAATAAGCCTCGCCTGCCAGACACCACGAATACGTCCAATCAAACAGAGATTTCGCGCCGCAAGCTTTTGGGGGCGACGGCCGCCGGTGCCGCGGCCGCCGCCTTCGGGAATTTCACCATATTCTCACGACAGGCACAGGCCGCCGAGCCATTGCGCGTTCTCTGCTGGCCGGGTTACGAAGAGAGGGATGTCATCGCCGAGTTCGAGGATCTCCATAAGACGAAGGTGGAATTCAAGATCTACATCGGCGGCGAACAGATGCTGCAGTTCTTCGCCCAGACGCCGCCCGGCACATTCGACGCAATCATTTCGGACGCCGAGTATGTCCAGAAGCTGAAGGCGAACAAGGCGATCGAAGCCTACAAGACCGACGGCATTCCGGAGCTTGCCAACTACCATCCGAAGTTCCGCGATTTCGCACCCACCAAGGGCGAGACCGACGGCACCGTCTACGGGATCCCGACGCGCTTCTCCTTCTACGGCATCTCCTACAACACGGACGAAATGTCGGCGGAACAGGCGGCGGACTGGAATTCTCTGCTCGATCCGAAATATGCCGGCAAGATCGGCATGTTCGACTGGTACCTGCCGAACCTTGGCAATGCCAGCCTCGCCGTCAATCCCGGCAACCAGACACCTTACGCGATCACCGACGACCAGCTGGTCAAGGTCAAGGAATTCCTTACCAAGCTGCGGCCGCAGATCGGCATGTTCGGTTCTTCCAACCAGCCGATCGCGCAAGCGATGCTTGCCGGCGACATCGTCGCCTCGCCGACCGGCGACCTCGATATCGACCTGAAGCTGGCCGGTTACGACAACTTCTCTTCGACGATTCCCAAGCAGGGCGGCATTCGCTGGCAGGAAGTGGCCTGCGTTTGCTCGGCGTCGAAGAACAAGGATCTCGCCATGGAGTGGGTCAAGTACATGACCTCGCCCAAGGTGCAGTCGAAGCTCGTCTATACCAAGGCCTTCAAGGCGCGCGGCCCGAACATGAAGATCGTGGACTACTGGGACGACGACCAGAAGAAGCTGCTGTCCTACGTTCCGGACCCCGAAAACCCCGGCAAGATGCTTGTCGAGACGCTGATCGACCACTCGATGCCGCGCGGCCTGCCGGCCAACCAGCCGGAACAGGCGTGGATCGACATCTTCAACGAGTTCAAGACGGCCTGA
- a CDS encoding ABC transporter ATP-binding protein: MTIASTTPPDLELVAITRSFNDFVAVDGINLTVGRGEFVAIMGPSGCGKTTLLRILAGLETASSGQLHIRGKDVSDVPVNLRSTRLVWQNYALFPHLDVAGNIAFGLTLKPHDKAVVAGRVRAMAELVGLTDLMGRKISQLSGGQKQRVALARALVTEPEILLLDEPLSALDAHLRIRMQGELRRIQQQLGMAFIYVTHNQVEAFSMADRVVVMNKGKIEQIDAPEEMYARPKTEFVARFVGTNNLFAGRIQEVAHDRVIVHCGHGQVEVRTHDSPPVGTPVFVVVQADKLSPAPTGVAGENRLDATLRGREYAGSHNVYLLDLVDGTEVKMTVPQVLAVEINRPASAWFSPENASLIRGAA, encoded by the coding sequence ATGACCATCGCCTCGACCACGCCCCCAGATCTCGAACTCGTCGCGATTACGAGAAGTTTCAATGATTTCGTCGCGGTCGACGGCATCAATCTGACGGTCGGTCGAGGCGAGTTCGTGGCCATCATGGGTCCGTCCGGCTGTGGCAAGACTACGCTTCTGCGCATTCTCGCCGGATTGGAGACCGCCAGTTCCGGCCAGTTGCACATCCGCGGCAAGGACGTCTCCGACGTGCCCGTCAACTTGCGCTCGACGCGGCTTGTCTGGCAGAACTACGCGCTCTTCCCGCACCTTGACGTCGCCGGCAACATCGCCTTCGGCCTGACATTGAAGCCGCACGACAAAGCGGTCGTCGCCGGCAGGGTAAGGGCCATGGCCGAGCTGGTCGGCCTCACCGATCTCATGGGGCGCAAGATCAGCCAGCTCTCCGGCGGGCAGAAGCAACGTGTGGCACTTGCCCGCGCGCTCGTCACCGAGCCGGAAATCCTGCTCCTCGACGAGCCGCTCTCGGCACTCGACGCCCATCTGAGAATCCGCATGCAGGGAGAGCTCAGGCGCATCCAGCAGCAGCTCGGCATGGCCTTCATCTACGTCACCCACAACCAGGTCGAAGCCTTTTCGATGGCCGACCGGGTGGTTGTCATGAACAAGGGGAAAATCGAGCAGATCGACGCGCCCGAGGAGATGTATGCCCGGCCAAAGACGGAATTCGTCGCCCGCTTCGTCGGCACCAACAATCTCTTTGCCGGGCGCATCCAGGAAGTCGCGCATGATCGCGTCATCGTCCATTGCGGCCATGGCCAGGTCGAGGTCCGGACCCACGATTCGCCGCCAGTCGGCACCCCGGTCTTCGTGGTGGTGCAGGCCGACAAGCTGTCGCCGGCCCCCACCGGCGTTGCCGGCGAAAACCGCCTCGACGCCACCTTGCGAGGCCGTGAATACGCCGGCTCCCACAATGTGTACCTGCTCGACCTGGTTGACGGCACCGAAGTGAAGATGACCGTGCCGCAGGTTCTCGCCGTCGAGATCAACCGCCCGGCTTCGGCCTGGTTCTCGCCTGAAAACGCCTCGCTGATCCGGGGAGCCGCATGA
- a CDS encoding ABC transporter permease has product MTNTASPSKRLKTPNDSPLKILFLAPLGLWLAVLFLLPLAFLLWIGFWRVENFQAVPAFSFGNYAEIFASFFSKSRYGLALVQSLWVAITTAAVATILSYLVALSIAFAVPGRWQRLALLLAVAPFWSSYVLRLYSWQTILSRNGVINSVLKQVGLSDYRIDIIYTQIATRIGLIHYLAPILIVILYVSILAIDKVLIEAARELGCTRWQAFTRVILPLSRFGLMTAASFAVIVSLGDALSGNLLGGGAGASIIGKLPTYASMIMSDYSSSTNLPRTSALATILIAVMVLALAFGFVATDRAHRRTS; this is encoded by the coding sequence ATGACGAACACCGCCTCCCCCTCCAAGCGGCTGAAGACGCCGAACGACAGCCCGCTCAAGATCCTCTTTCTCGCGCCGCTCGGCCTGTGGCTGGCCGTTCTGTTCCTGTTGCCTCTCGCCTTTCTCTTGTGGATCGGTTTCTGGCGGGTCGAGAATTTCCAGGCCGTCCCTGCCTTCTCCTTCGGCAATTACGCAGAAATCTTCGCGAGCTTCTTTTCGAAATCGCGCTATGGCCTGGCGCTCGTCCAGTCCCTCTGGGTGGCGATCACCACGGCGGCGGTTGCGACCATCCTCTCCTACCTAGTGGCACTGTCGATCGCCTTCGCCGTGCCGGGCCGCTGGCAGCGGCTGGCGCTGCTGCTGGCCGTCGCACCGTTCTGGTCAAGCTACGTACTGCGCCTCTATTCTTGGCAGACCATCCTGTCACGCAACGGCGTGATCAATTCGGTGCTGAAACAGGTCGGGCTTTCCGACTACCGGATCGACATCATCTATACCCAGATCGCCACCCGCATCGGCCTCATTCATTATCTCGCGCCGATCCTGATCGTCATTCTCTATGTCAGCATCTTAGCCATCGACAAGGTGCTGATCGAGGCGGCGCGCGAATTGGGCTGCACGCGCTGGCAGGCCTTCACCCGCGTGATCCTGCCCTTGTCGCGTTTCGGGCTGATGACGGCGGCGAGCTTCGCCGTGATCGTCTCGCTCGGGGACGCGCTCTCTGGCAATCTGCTGGGCGGCGGCGCTGGTGCCTCGATCATCGGCAAGCTGCCCACCTATGCTTCGATGATCATGTCCGACTATTCGAGCTCCACCAACCTACCGCGGACGTCGGCGCTCGCGACGATCCTGATCGCCGTCATGGTTCTTGCCCTGGCGTTCGGCTTCGTCGCCACCGACCGTGCACACAGGAGGACCTCGTGA
- a CDS encoding ABC transporter permease — translation MISAPYRRNPWILAGGLWLGLAYAFMFLPLVVLVLFSFQKNRFPGFPLQGFTLQWYDKLFSDGTLLKALGNTMVVSPAAATVATVIAFFAAYAFNRFTFRGKTTFLALVTLPILIPPLILGVGFLGLLARLHLSGTLFAVFLTHVVLITAPALAIIQLRLAQMPAALEEAAWDLGATEWQAVTKVVLPFALPGIFGAWLLAFTFSFDEFIIAWFVSGFQPTLPVAIYSVLVAAIDPSLNAIGTIVFGISCLVLIGLELVLLPLLVGRPDNQS, via the coding sequence GTGATCTCCGCTCCTTACCGCCGCAACCCGTGGATCCTTGCCGGCGGCCTCTGGCTCGGCCTCGCCTATGCCTTTATGTTTCTGCCGCTGGTCGTGCTGGTGCTGTTCTCCTTCCAGAAGAACCGTTTCCCCGGCTTTCCGCTGCAGGGCTTCACGCTGCAATGGTATGACAAGCTGTTTTCCGACGGCACGCTGCTGAAGGCGCTCGGCAACACGATGGTGGTTTCGCCGGCGGCCGCGACAGTCGCGACGGTCATCGCCTTTTTCGCAGCCTACGCTTTCAACCGCTTCACCTTCCGCGGCAAGACGACGTTCCTGGCGCTGGTGACCCTGCCGATCCTCATTCCGCCGCTGATCCTCGGTGTTGGTTTCCTCGGCCTGCTCGCCCGGCTGCATCTGTCGGGAACGCTGTTCGCGGTCTTCCTGACCCACGTCGTGCTGATCACCGCACCGGCGCTCGCCATCATCCAGCTTCGGCTCGCCCAGATGCCGGCGGCGCTGGAAGAGGCAGCATGGGATCTCGGCGCGACCGAATGGCAGGCGGTCACCAAGGTGGTGCTGCCGTTTGCCCTGCCCGGCATCTTCGGCGCCTGGCTGCTCGCCTTCACCTTCTCCTTCGACGAGTTCATCATCGCCTGGTTCGTCTCCGGGTTCCAACCGACCCTGCCAGTCGCCATCTATTCCGTTCTCGTCGCCGCGATCGATCCGTCGCTGAACGCCATCGGCACGATCGTCTTCGGCATTTCCTGCCTCGTCCTCATCGGCCTCGAACTCGTGCTGCTGCCGCTTCTGGTCGGCAGGCCCGACAATCAAAGCTAG